CCGAGGGTCCAGTGCAGCAGTGATGCTGATTCAGCCTTCGCTGGCTCCTGAACGGCAACCAGGTGGTTCCAGCCATCGGGAAGTGCCCCGATCTCGTGATCCCCGGCTAGCCAGTGGAAGCGGTGTAACTCGAGGCCGCTGGCGCTGTTGACGTACTCGGGCGTGAGAGCGGCGCAGCGGCTGCAGTTAAGCAGCATCAGAGAGCTCCAATTTTTTTTCGGGTAGACGCTCTGAACTTCACCGAGAAACTTCGTGGTTTCGCCGGGCACATGCTCGTGCTGAACGCACTGCACGCTGAACTGCTCATCGCGCAATGCCCAAAGCTCGGCAATGTCGCCGCGGGCGAGCATGTCGCAGTCCATGAAAATGGCCCAGCCCCGATAGCCCATCAGATGGGGGACCAGAAAGCGCGTGAAGGAGAAGGCGGTGCTCTGTTTGGGATCACGGGGACGCCAGTAGAGCTGCTGCGCTTCGAGCTGCGGGGTCACGAGCGGCGTGATCGCTAGGGGCACACTGCTGTGCTGGCTCAGGCTGTCAATCAAGACGTTGGTCGCGGCTCGCTCACGCGGGTCAACGCCAATGAAGATGGGGATAGGCCTGCTCATTTCTGGAGATTAAAGCGACTCTCCCAAGGTCTTGATCACTTCTCGTCCCTTGGTGACAAAGGTCTTGATTGCCTCGGGATTTGCGGGCGGGTGTTGCTTCTGGGCGATTTGCCTGTAGAGATCCGCCACGCACCAGGCTTCTGTTTCAGGGTCATGGCCAAAGCGTGGGATCAGATGGAGGTGGAGATGCCTGGCGCCTTCTCCAAATGCGATGGCATACACCCGATCACAGCCGGTTATTGACTGGACAAGCCTGGAGGCTTGCTGCACGGCTAGACCCCATTGGGATGCCTCGAGATCGCTGAAATCCACTGGCCCACTGACATGCCTGGATGTGTCGAGGAGCAACCAGCCAATGCGTGGAGCTGGGTTTGGGTGGTGTCTCAGCACCCAGAGCTCATTACGGCTGATCTCAAAACGCTCTTGGCTAGCTGAGTCATTGTGCTGAAGGCACACGCCGCAGCACTTTTCAGGCAGAGTGAGTTGCATTGGTTTCCTCAGCTCTGATGAGTTTTACCTTGATCGCTGGCCCCTGTGTGATCGAGAGCCGTGAACTGGTGCTCCAGGTGGCGGAGCACGTGAAGGAGATTACGGATCGCTTAGGCATCGATTACATCTTTAAGGCCAGTTTTGATAAGGCCAATCGCAGCTCGGGGGGGGCATTCCGCGGACCAGGCATGCAGGAAGGTTTAAAGATTCTTGCCGAGGTTAAAGAGCGGTTTGGCTTACCGGTGTTGACGGATATTCACGAGAGCATCCAGGCCCCACCTGTAGCGGAAGTGGTCGATGTATTGCAGATTCCTGCATTCCTCTGCAGGCAGACCGATTTACTGCTGGCCGCTGCTGATGCTGTCAAAGGAACAGAGAAAACAATCAACATTAAAAAGGGGCAATTCCTGGCCCCCTGGGATATGACCCAGGTTGTGAACAAGCTTCGGGATGGCGGAGTAAAGAATCTCTGGCTGACCGAAAGAGGAAGCTCTTTTGGTTACAACACATTGGTAGTTGATTATCGCAGCCTGCCGCAACTAAAAGCAATGGGATGTCCTGTGATCTTTGATGCAACCCACTCGGTCCAGCAACCCGGAGGACAAGGAACTAGCAGCGGCGGGCAGAGAGAGTTTGTGGCACCGCTTGCCCGTGCGGCGGTTGCGGTGGGTGTCGATGGGTTGTTCATGGAGGTTCACCCCACTCCGGATCAGGCCTTGAGCGATGGACCAAACATGGTTCCACTCGCCCGACTGGAGCCGCTGTTGAAACAGCTGATGGCTGTCAGGGAAGCGATTGGTTCCGAGAGTGCTGTCAGCACCCTATGAGGCATTGAGCTAACTGGCCTTGCTAGGTTGAAGGGGTCACTAGGGGTGCCTCCCGTTGAGGGGGCTGAGATCAGACCCTCCGAACCTGATCCGGGTCATGCCGGCGCAGGGAAGTGAGAAGAGACACTCAGGTTGCGCCCCCGCCCAACGCGATAGCGGTTATGCGTAGCGCCTGGATCGAACAGCGCAAAGGTCAACCCAACGTCTCCCAGATGCACTATGCCCGCCAAGGGGTGGTGACTGAAGAGATGGCCTATGTGGCGAAGCGGGAGAATCTTCCCGAGTCGTTGGTCATGGAAGAGGTGGCCCGCGGCCGCATGATCATCCCGGCCAACATCAACCACACCAACTTGGAGCCGATGGCCATCGGCATTGCATCCAAGTGCAAGGTGAACGCCAATATTGGCGCTTCACCCAATGCTTCTGATGCCTCCGAAGAGGTGAAGAAGCTTCAGCTGGCCGTGAAGTACGGCGCCGACACCGTGATGGATCTCTCCACGGGTGGCGTGAACCTCGACGAGGTGCGAACAGCGATCATCAACGCCTCGCCAGTCCCCATCGGAACGGTGCCTGTGTATCAGGCTCTCGAGAGCGTCCATGGCTCGATTGAGCGCCTCTCGGAAGATGACTTCCTGCACATTATTGAAAAGCACTGCCAGCAGGGCGTTGACTACCAGACCATCCATGCCGGTCTGCTGATTGAGCACCTGCCCAAGGTCAAGGGCCGCCTGACCGGGATCGTCAGCCGCGGCGGCGGGATCCTGGCCCAGTGGATGCTGTATCACCACAAGCAGAACCCCCTCTACACGCGCTTCGACGACATCTGTGAAATCTTCAAGCGCTACGACTGCACCTTCTCCCTAGGCGATTCGCTACGTCCGGGTTGCCAGCACGACGCCTCTGACGCCGCTCAGCTGGCTGAGCTGAAGACCCTCGGCGAGCTGACCCGCCGCGCTTGGAAGCATGACGTTCAGGTCATGGTTGAAGGCCCCGGTCACGTGCCTTTGGACCAGATCGAGTTCAACGTCAAAAAGCAGATGGAGGAGTGCAACGAGGCCCCCTTCTATGTACTCGGTCCTCTGGTTACCGACATCGCGCCCGGTTACGACCACATCACTTCAGCGATCGGTGCAGCGATGGCCGGCTGGCACGGCACGGCCATGCTCTGCTATGTCACCCCGAAGGAGCACCTCGGTCTCCCCAATGCAGAGGACGTGCGCGAAGGCCTGATCGCTTACAAGATCGCTGCCCACGCTGCTGACATCGCTCGTCACCGTCCCGGTGCCCGCGATCGCGATGACGAGTTGAGTCGCGCTCGTTATGCCTTCGACTGGAACAAGCAGTTCGAACTCTCCCTTGATCCCGAGCGGGCCAAGGAGTATCACGACGAAACCCTACCTGCTGATATTTACAAGCAGGCCGAGTTCTGCTCGATGTGTGGCCCCAAGCATTGCCCGATGCAGACCAAGATTACCGAAGAAGATCTTGAGGGTCTAGAGAAAGTCCTGGCGGAGCAACAGAGCAATAGCGAAGTCGCAGCCATCTAACTCCAGCTCCCTGTTCGAAGCAATCAGCCCGGTCGCTAGCCCGGGCTTTATGGCCAGATCACTGATGTTGCGCACCCTCCATGATGCGGTTAATTATTAAACAAACGTCACGGTGGGGTTGGGTCAATTATTGCGTTGAGACCGACTGCAGAGAGCTTTCGCTTAGGCCGCAACGTTCTTGACAGGGAAGACTCATCTGTCTATTAGGACAAGGCTGAGGACGGAAATTCTGAAGCGGTCGACGAATACCGTGTCGCCCTCGAGGGCTGTTTGCTCGTGTCAGCGGAAGCCACTTCAGCTGGGGCATTCATGTGTCCGGATCACTGTTTAGTGAGAAATTGCCCAGTGAGGTTTCCTCAGCAAATACCGTGTAAAGCTAACAGATCTGCGATGAGAATTCGTTAATGCAAGCACACACGTACAGCGCTTGCTCAGACGTAACTGTTGGCCCAATGGGCAAGCTCAGGCAGTTGTCATGGATAAAGTTAGAGACAGGGTACATCTCTGGATCTATGTGTAGTCCGGCATAGGCCTTTTGTTTGTAAGGAGGCAATGGATAGTGCTTCATTGTCTGTATATTCATTCCACGCAGGTAATCTGAAAGCTGGTCACTAAATGGGCAAAGAATGACAAACAAATGCCAGGCATGGTAATATTCACTAATTGGTTTACCGGGCAATCGAATATTGACGCCCTCCTTGATGTTTTGCATATAAACAGATGCAATCATGTTGCGATGATTGTTGTCAGCATTTAAATAAGGTAATTTGCAATTCAGAAAAGATGCCTGCAACTCGTCAAGCCTTGAGTTTCTTCCAGGTATATCATTATAATACTTTAATTCGGAACCATAATTTCTTGTAAGTCTAGCTTTCCTTGCCAAGATGTCGTCATTTGTGCTGATGGCTCCTCCATCACCTAAGCATCCTAGATTCTTTCCGGGATAGAAGCTGAAAGCCGCCGCATCTCCAAGGTTTCCACATCTAACTCCATTTGCTGATGCGCCATGAGCTTGAGCTGCGTCTTCTAAGATCTTGAGAGAATATTTATTCGCAATCTGTTTAATCTTGTTCATCTCACAAGGCAGCCCATACAAATGGACAACCAAAATTGCTTTTGTCTTATCAGTAACTCTTTCCTCAATTCGTTCTGGATCTATATTAAATGTAGATATATCAGGTTCGACGGGAATTGGTACAGCACCAACTCGCGTAATTGCAAGCCACGTAGCAATGTAAGTGTTGGCAGGCACAATTACTTCATCTCCAGCGCCAATATTCCAGCACTCTAAGACAATCTCCAGTGCATCTAATCCATTGCCAACACCAATACAGTGCTTAACGCCTAAATAGTTCGCAAAGTTATGCTCAAAACTCTTTAACTCGTCAGATAAAACTATCCATGATTGTTTTAGGAACTTATCAAATGAATCCTTGAAATGGCGGTCGAACCGGCGATTGATTGATTCAAGATCTAAGAACTTGATCATGGATTTATCGTACATCTAAAACCTCTCCGAAATAACCATTGCTTTTTAAGTTCTGGCGAACTTCAGAGGGTAAGTGCCATGCTAAGTTCAGAATCTTGCGCTGAGGTGTTTTAAGTTCATATAAATCCTTCTCCGGATAGATTGGAATCCTTGTCCCTGGAACATAGTAGCCAGTCTTGATCGAACCTTTAATTTCATAGACTGCCGAGATCTTTGATTCATCAAGACCAAGCATCTTTACCAGAATGGCGGCTCTTCCAGGAAATGCCTTTGCAGGCATTGGGCCGCCCTTAGACACTTCTTCGTCAATCATTTGACTGGTCTTTTTAATCCAATGATCAATATCTGAGTTCATGCTCTTTAAGCCATCGAAGAAATGATCTTCTTGGATATGTTTGTTATGCTTTGGCATTTGACTTATGTGAACCCTTATGTTTCCGCCATACCTACTAACAAACTCAACATCTGATATGTTCATGCCAAGAGACTTGGCGATAAACTCGAATGACTTGTGGCTATATGTTCTAGGATGCTCATGATAAAAGGTGTCAAACTGCCCCCTTGATATGATATCCCCAAGATAATGATTCTCGATTATAACTATCGTCTTTTCGTTAGAAACGAGCCTCAGATTTGCAATTAATGCTGGCAAGTCTTCTATGTGCGCAAAAACGTTGGTGAATGTTATAAAGTCAAAGTCGCCAACTGTTCTTTTTAGTTCTGAGGCGACAGAGTCATCAAAATATCTGTTGACTAAATTGTGGTGGTCCGATGCATCTCGAATTGCGCCAGTTGGGTCTACTCCATAGGTGATGCATCCTTTCTCCCTGAAAATATCTAGCAGGCTTCCATCGTTGCAGCCAATATCCAGGACTTTCTTGTTTGCTAAGCTTCCGTACCTTTGCTCTGCGCCGTCTACAAGGCCTCGCATACCATCTGTCACGCTCTTAGTTACTCTTGCGCGATAATGATATTCCTGATTGAACAACGTCTTTTTGTTTACTTGATACCTTTGATGGGCTGTATTGCATTCGCTGCAATATATTATGTCAATTGGATATTCGATGCATCTTCTCTGTTCTCCAATCTTGACTAGATCATCGCATAAAGGATGCAGTCCCAAATTTAAGGCATCAAAAAGTTGGTCATTTCCGCACACTTCGCATGAAGTAACGAAAGCCAGCTTTTCCAATTGGTTAGGTTGATATCCTGTTGACATTAGCACGCCAAGCAGATTGATGCTCTAATCCACTATAGAACACACTGTCATGCGCAGACTAGTATGAAAAAATAATAAACTCTGATTGAACAAGAGTGCAAAGAACAAGCGCTAAATGTTTCTGAGGCCATACTCTCGATTCAGATGAGTCAGGCGCATACGAAGAAAGATTGATTACGTGATCTATGCTCTATGCCAATTTGAATCATAACGTTCATTGATCTAATAATCGGATTACTCTCGCCGGATTCCCTGCAACAACTGTATGCGGAGCGACTGACTTTGTTACAACGCTTCCTGCCCCAACGATAGAGCCCTTTCCAATCTTTATACTTGGCAAGATAACAGCTCCCGCACCAATACTGCAACCTTCTTCAACTATTGTCATCTCAGGCTCTTTATATTTTCGGCTTCTCGGGTAAGAGTCGTTGCAGAATGATACCCCAGGTCCTATGAAAACATCATCCATAATCACAACTCCTAGCCAAAGAGACACTCCTGTCTTGATAGTAACTCGGTTGCCTACAATCGCTCCACTCTCAACAAAACACCTATCACATATGTTGCAGTCAGCACCAATTATTGCTCCCGACATGATGTTGACGTAAGACCATATGCGCGACCTTTCGCCGATTTGCAAAGTCTTAATCACAGAGTGACGACCTTTGTAAATACCTTTAAGCCGCAACCGCAAACCTATGAGCATGATATTATGAGATTCATAGATAATAACCCGAATGGATCAGGCCAATGCAATAAAGCTGCTGTCAGAAGGCAAAATGAGCACGCTCTGCTTGGAGTTGATGGACTATGACTATGATCTTTATGCTCAGGTAAAAGAGAACGAAGGACAATATAGCTATCTTAAATACCAAGCCACGATAGAGTCGACTGTTGAAAACTATCTATACACTAGACTTGGTGGGTCAGCAGAACCTGCGGCTACTTCGTTAGCAAATAATCGTCTAAATACACAAGCTTCTGACAAATCAAAGTATTTCGGAAAAACAATAATCCTCTTGCATAACCCAAGTATAGACGCGCATGTCACGGTGCTTGTGTCTATGCAGAAGGCTTTTTTTGATGTGTTCAATCCGGACGACCTATATATAGCCGTCTTGTATAAATACACTGACTATACTCCATGGAAGGATCTGATTGAACTTCGAGGATTTACTTGCATTCCTCAACATGATGGTAATGCAGTTGAAATGCTGGCAGAATTACGTGACGTCTACCGACCTAAGCAATACATATGGTGGGGGCCTCCCGTCTACCAATGGCTTGGCCCTTTAATTGATCCAGGCGCCATTCATCGGAGCGTGAGCTTTAAATATGATATCCCTCAGTCGCCGCGCTTCAATTCACACCATATTGGCTATGGAAAAAACTATGCATGCAAAATCAGTTCGGAAGTTCCAATTTATGGCTTCCACCAGCCAATTACTCGTTCATCGATTCCAGATATTTCACCTTTCCAGCTTCAAGAAGCAGCATTTCAGTCTGAAATGTCTTTGAGAAACAATCCGCTGAAAACACGATCCAGAATAAATATTGGTGTAATTGGACGAGCCGAAAAAATCGCTCAGCCAAGCTATCTAGATTCAATTGTGCAAATACTTCGTCAAGATAATAGGCTTATCTTTCACTGGACAGGACAGCACGAACGCGAAATATCGACCTATTTTGAAAATCATGGCCTGGGACATAGACATCAGTTTCATGGTTGGGTCTGTTCCTACGACTTTCTTTGTGAACTCGATATCTATCTAGATACTTTTCCTTTTGGCACTGGTCAAAGCCTTGCGCTGGCTGGGTATATGGGAAAGCCGATCATTTCCATGGTCTCACCTTATGAAGCTAGCTTCACTAATCTCTTCAACTCCTTTCTGGTGGAGCTGCTTACAGTGAAGTCAGCCAAAGACTATGTAGCTCGCGTTCTTGACATATGCGCCCAAAAGCATGAAGTGCCCAATGGTCTTGAATTGCACGATCAATTTAGCTTATGCTTCGATGATCAATCCCTGATTGATCTCCCGGCTCAACTTGCTCTGTAATGGCCTTTAACGGACACTTCTTGACCATTGTTAAAACATATATTGACTTGATCAACAGTAGAAATGAACCAATGCATCCAACGCGTGCGCTTTTTAGCGTAGGCT
This DNA window, taken from Synechococcus sp. LTW-R, encodes the following:
- the kdsA gene encoding 3-deoxy-8-phosphooctulonate synthase, translating into MSFTLIAGPCVIESRELVLQVAEHVKEITDRLGIDYIFKASFDKANRSSGGAFRGPGMQEGLKILAEVKERFGLPVLTDIHESIQAPPVAEVVDVLQIPAFLCRQTDLLLAAADAVKGTEKTINIKKGQFLAPWDMTQVVNKLRDGGVKNLWLTERGSSFGYNTLVVDYRSLPQLKAMGCPVIFDATHSVQQPGGQGTSSGGQREFVAPLARAAVAVGVDGLFMEVHPTPDQALSDGPNMVPLARLEPLLKQLMAVREAIGSESAVSTL
- a CDS encoding DegT/DnrJ/EryC1/StrS aminotransferase family protein, which encodes MYDKSMIKFLDLESINRRFDRHFKDSFDKFLKQSWIVLSDELKSFEHNFANYLGVKHCIGVGNGLDALEIVLECWNIGAGDEVIVPANTYIATWLAITRVGAVPIPVEPDISTFNIDPERIEERVTDKTKAILVVHLYGLPCEMNKIKQIANKYSLKILEDAAQAHGASANGVRCGNLGDAAAFSFYPGKNLGCLGDGGAISTNDDILARKARLTRNYGSELKYYNDIPGRNSRLDELQASFLNCKLPYLNADNNHRNMIASVYMQNIKEGVNIRLPGKPISEYYHAWHLFVILCPFSDQLSDYLRGMNIQTMKHYPLPPYKQKAYAGLHIDPEMYPVSNFIHDNCLSLPIGPTVTSEQALYVCACINEFSSQIC
- a CDS encoding class I SAM-dependent methyltransferase; this encodes MEKLAFVTSCEVCGNDQLFDALNLGLHPLCDDLVKIGEQRRCIEYPIDIIYCSECNTAHQRYQVNKKTLFNQEYHYRARVTKSVTDGMRGLVDGAEQRYGSLANKKVLDIGCNDGSLLDIFREKGCITYGVDPTGAIRDASDHHNLVNRYFDDSVASELKRTVGDFDFITFTNVFAHIEDLPALIANLRLVSNEKTIVIIENHYLGDIISRGQFDTFYHEHPRTYSHKSFEFIAKSLGMNISDVEFVSRYGGNIRVHISQMPKHNKHIQEDHFFDGLKSMNSDIDHWIKKTSQMIDEEVSKGGPMPAKAFPGRAAILVKMLGLDESKISAVYEIKGSIKTGYYVPGTRIPIYPEKDLYELKTPQRKILNLAWHLPSEVRQNLKSNGYFGEVLDVR
- a CDS encoding HIT family protein; translated protein: MQLTLPEKCCGVCLQHNDSASQERFEISRNELWVLRHHPNPAPRIGWLLLDTSRHVSGPVDFSDLEASQWGLAVQQASRLVQSITGCDRVYAIAFGEGARHLHLHLIPRFGHDPETEAWCVADLYRQIAQKQHPPANPEAIKTFVTKGREVIKTLGESL
- the thiC gene encoding phosphomethylpyrimidine synthase ThiC — protein: MRSAWIEQRKGQPNVSQMHYARQGVVTEEMAYVAKRENLPESLVMEEVARGRMIIPANINHTNLEPMAIGIASKCKVNANIGASPNASDASEEVKKLQLAVKYGADTVMDLSTGGVNLDEVRTAIINASPVPIGTVPVYQALESVHGSIERLSEDDFLHIIEKHCQQGVDYQTIHAGLLIEHLPKVKGRLTGIVSRGGGILAQWMLYHHKQNPLYTRFDDICEIFKRYDCTFSLGDSLRPGCQHDASDAAQLAELKTLGELTRRAWKHDVQVMVEGPGHVPLDQIEFNVKKQMEECNEAPFYVLGPLVTDIAPGYDHITSAIGAAMAGWHGTAMLCYVTPKEHLGLPNAEDVREGLIAYKIAAHAADIARHRPGARDRDDELSRARYAFDWNKQFELSLDPERAKEYHDETLPADIYKQAEFCSMCGPKHCPMQTKITEEDLEGLEKVLAEQQSNSEVAAI